TAGCATAGCGCATCATAGCTAGCAATGAAACCGAGCGAACGCTGCCTGCGAAGTCGTTGGTTGGTGTCATAGGAAAGaattaagccccgcccacagtCAGTATAAtactcttttattattataattttttttttattattttttttttttacaaaatgacgttttacacacctgaacctGTGGTTTTGTTCGTTGGTTTTGTCAGAGGATCACGTGCGCCTCACGTGTTTACACCCTACGCTGTTACCGTTAAACCCCTTGAAGTGACCTTGAGGTGTTGGACTTTTAAACTTCAAAGtttatgggttcaaatcccagcaccaccaccaccatgcttctttaccctcagctgctcaggtgtgtgaatgagatgttTGGAAGACGTCGTTAGCAGCTAATAGAAACGTGTAGCGTCGGGTTTAGCGCTCGAGACACAGGAGCCTCTcagtcactgtgtgtgttttcacctcATATTCACCCTGAAAACTGAATCAATACTCAACAGACTGAGACCAAATAAATACAAGATGTTGTGATTGAAACCAGGGAGCATCAGAGGAACGATGTTCTGATCATCACGCTGCAGTGTTGATTCTGAACTTCACTCTTTACAATCTTCATGTTTATTCATGGACATTTTGTGCTGCtgaattttttcatttctttcttttttgtacatttcgttttttttcctccgATTTGTTCAGTATTTAAAACTGAAACTGAGGCTTGAGAGCTGCTGACCTCTGACCCTGAAACATCTCCAGTTCAGGAGATTTAATACAGTAAACTCTTACTGTGTACAGAAATCACATTTTCTCAATGAAAACCTGTGGATGTGATTTTGGGTGgtttatgaataataataataataataataataataataaatgctctGACTCTcacactgatgatgatgatgatgatgatgaagttctcagacaggaagtgattatttttttatgtagtgtTGAGGTTTGTGATAAGTGTTAAGTTGGATCGGATCAGAATCCTGTTTTTTGTGTAATCAGAACTGATCAGAGAACCGATGAAGGTCTCCATCTAGAAGTCTGATTCCATCTAATTAGAAAAAAGTTGGATAGtttgaaggaggaaaaaagggggCGTGGTTTAGACGGCGAGATGTTACTGAGTCGTGTgtgagccgtgtgtgtgtgtgtgtgtttatgaactCACTCTTAGAAGATGTAGCTCCTGTAAGTGTTCTCTGTTCCTCAGTGTTCCACACAGAACCCTccgactttgtggtaaaagttcaGAGAAGACACACGTCTGGTGTCTACGGTGTCCGTATACTTTTGAACATATAATGTATCTCAAAATCTCAGAGAAGcaaattgtttattataaatcatATGTCAGAGGATCAGAACCATTCATGATCTTCAAGGAACCTTACGAAGAACCTTTTAATCCCTGAGAGTGCACCAGCAcctggaaactgaaggagaaacTCCTGACAGGTTCTAGAAAAAATAATACGCAATAATTaggagttcacacacacacacacacacacacacacacacacacacactgttgttcATGCGTTCTTTGCATAATTAAAGGTtctcaagaaagaaaaatgttctaCTTCATGGAACTCTTGTGGATTATTCATGATGTTCTTCTTAAATTATCTGTTCATGAACTTGATTCATATCTCAGTACAATCTATTTCAAGGAACCCTTCCAGAACCTAAAGGTtcttctcttataaaaacaattcaacagGTTTGAGATAAAAACATGATCATGTTGGGTTCTGTATGTCTGAGGAGTTCTGTGTATCTCAGGAggttctgtgtgtctgtgatggttctgtgtgtctgtgagggttctgtgtgtctgtaagggttctgtgtgtctgtgggggTTCTGTTTGTCTGAGGGGggttctgtgtgtctgtggaggttctgtgtgtctgtgggggTTCTGTGTATCTGATggttctgtgtgtctgtgagggttctgtgtgtctgtggggttctgtgtgtctgtgagggttctgtgtgtctgtggggttctgtgtgtctgtaagggttctgtgtgtctgtgagggTTCTGTGTGTCTGAGGGGggttctgtgtgtctgtgggggTTCTGTGTGTCTGAGggttctgtgtgtctgtgggggttctgtgtgtctgtgggggttctgtgtgtctgtggaggttctgtgtgtctgtgaggaGCAGCTGAGCACTTCTGAGTTCTGCATGTTGTAGGAGAGTAGAAAGGGTGAGTTTGAGTGAAATCCTGAGCAGAACTGAGTGAAGGATTAAAGATGGATGTTCCCTGAATGCTCCTGTACATGGTGATGAATTTAAGACCACTTTATTCTGGAAATGTTCTGTTCCTGACCTTTATGTGACCTTCATACGACCTTTATGATCGATGTCCTAATCAAATGATTAAACTGCactgttttatgtttgtttgttttttttactctgtgaaccctagtgatgtgtgtgtgtgtgtgtgtgatttgaagggtctgtgaataaaatgaaatgaaatgctgtTTGTGGTCCATCATTGTTTCTCAGATatgttatgatttatttataattcatcAGTAATGTGATagaaatatttttcataaactACACAAATGTCTcagttctcatcactgactccctctgtctcatccacgttaaccccagacttctcaCGGTCTTCTGctctgctcattgtgagcttcagaaacgagtctacgtctgtgtgtgtgagagacaggagatgatccaccagtggattgaagaagctgcacaatgagaagaaacaTGTTGATGTGCAGAAAAAACGAAGcagtcagaaaaataaaactactgATGATGTCACCAAACAGATGAACATCTACTttaatacagtaacaaagtgtttgtacttcattacttcctcTTATGGGAGACACAAAAGAAGCATGTTTGGGGGAAAAGGTCAAATTATAAATtcagttataaataaattactgaatGTAAATCTGAGTTTTagcaaaataaagtaaaatagtaGCTCAGGTTTATTATCTTAACAGCTTTCGAGTAATTTGTTGAAACTGATTTATATGAAAGTATCTACTACAGGAATATGAGATTTGGCAAACaataaaagattaataaaaaatcactcatcatatttgcttttttctatattatagaaaccaaacaaaacattttggtAGAAAAGAGAAATCCAAAATTATGTTAGTTTCTAAACTTAGAACATTCAATCCTGAATATTAGTGTTTGAGGAAAATCCACAAAAATATGAAGAGCAGATTCATTCGAGAAACACAAACAGATCAGTGAGTCTGAACTGAACATCTCAGAGTTTTAGCTGAATAACATACAGAATGTTTATATGAACTGTCCCTggttttaattacaattatattctttattctgattagttttaatttttttattattttgactttattagaaatataatttattatatacattttaattctgacttttatttgtattacatttttattctttattctaattagttttatttattctgacttaccaattatttttataaaaaaattatttttattctgactattaattttttttttcttttttttattctgactttattagtaatttttattacatttgtatttttattctattagtTCGGTATTACATGTGGAGTGAAGGTTGCTGGGCAGTGACGCGTTTCTACTGCAGAGAGCTGATTGGTCGCCGGAGCTGTCAATCATTAAGCCGTGGGTGGGTCGCGAGAGGGAAAGATGTCTGCTGTGTCTGTTAGCGAGCCTCAGGAGATGGAAGGTGAGCAGAAGCTGCTCCGCTCTCCGCCGCTCCTTCCACCGCGACTAGCGCTGATCCTCCTCATCACATCGCTTTTATCCGAAAATCCCGCTGATTTGTTTCATCCTTCGCACTGACACTTTCCACGCCATTCATTCGGCTAACTAGCATGCTAGcattgtgtgtgattgtttaCGTTGGAGAGACTGGGTAGCATTAGCTTAGCTTTCATTAGCCTGCGCATCATACGCTCGTTTTCTGGCAAGTCCCGCCTTCCTGTCGCGCGATTAGCTACAGTGACTGGAATCCCTCGGCTGCGATTGGCTGCCGTCTTATTGCGCTCTAATCAAAGGCGCTGATTCGATAATGAAACTGTTAAACCGCGCGTCACTACGATCTGCTGACCAATCCGAGGGTAGGAGGCGGGACTGATAGGAATACGGGTAGGCACAGAAAACAATTTGAAAGCTTTGAGGGTCCGGTTATTGATGAATcagcattattatatttatcaacTAGAAATAATGACTTTCAGTttatttaagaataaataaaatatcatgaCGATCGATTCAACTCATATAGCGAACCCTGGATGTCACACTAGCTAGCATGCTAATCTCCATGACCTGCACTATAGAGGGGAAATTGTGCAGTTTAGTTTTATAAAGAGATCCGACACTGAGATGAGCAGCAGCTCCAGAGAGGATCAAGTGCAGAAAACAGATTACATGTGCAGGACAGAAGTGATGACCAGGTTTAATTTACCTGAGCAGGTGAACCAGAGCACCAGTTTTCCTgctttctgacacacacacacacacacacacacactcacactaatcactgGTTCTGTTGTGGTAAAATCATCTTTTAAACAACATGATTTTAAAACGTTACAAGATGAAAAGTTTGTGATATTCGGGAATGAGTCGGTTCTTAGGCCGGATCATTTAGGTGAATCTTGTGAGCCGACTCGTATTTATGATccatgttttaatgatttattttatggtgtgtaatgaaatgcaaaaaaaaaaaaaaaaaaagtgaaacactATCAGTTCGATCACAATTCAGGTTGTTGTgtaaatagaattaaaatagTATATAAGTCGTTTCAGAGTTATTTGGGAATCGATTCTTTTTGGCGAGCCGAGCCAATTGATCCGAATCGGAGTTGCTGTCAGTGTATAGGTGTCCTGAGGAGTTTAGGGGTGTGTCCCGTGTTTCCTTGGCAACGTCAGGGTGAAGATTGTTGCAGGTATAATTTAATTTGGAGACAATTGTTAATGAGGGATGTAGTGtgatgtccacacacacacacacctttacactgTCCGTAACACAATATCTTCTGATGTTCAGTTGACAGGAGGGGCGAGTCGGAGGAGTCTGGAGACGACGAGACCAAGAGGAGGAGCGTCAATGGAGAAGTGGAAGACCTGCGAAAAGCTTCCTCAGGTGACACAAGGAACCGAATTTATTCTCtccctcctcacacacacacacacacacacacatatatatatatatatacaaacacaatgcattttttttccagttccaGAGGAGATGCCTGTCGATATGGACACCATCACCCTGGACCCTAATGAGGAGGTGAGCAGACACGTGTCCTGTGGTGTTTCTTCTCCGTAGTGTCTCCAAACCTTTTCCTGAGCAAAGCGTGAGCCGATGATCTGATGATCCGTTTCTGCTGTTCGTGTGCTTCGAGcagtaatttattaaaatgcttCTGTAAATTACTCAGAGTTTTCTGCTCATGCTGAGTTCGACCCCAAAACAAAGCTGTGACACTATAAAACGATTCTTTATCTTCTCAGGATGTGGATCTGGTCCACTGTCGGATCGGGAAGATCGAGGGACTCGAGGTCTTGCAGAAAGCCAAGGTACAGTAATGATACAGTCACAAGCTCACGAGCCTGCAGGCTTCAGAAACTTCCCCGAGCTGGAATCAGAGCTGCTTGTTTTCCTTTTCAGACGCTTTCTCTCAGACAGAACCTGATTAAAAAGATCGAGAACCTGGAGAGCCTGGTGATGCTGAGGGAACTGGACCTGTACGACAACCAGATCCGCAAACTGGAGAACCTGCAGGCTTCAACCGAGCTCGAGTGAGTCACAAAGAggaatccacacacacacacacacacgcacacacacacacacacacacacacacacacacatgtagagCTGTGTACGAGTATACAAGATCTtatataacaaacacacacacacacacacacacacacacacacacacacacacacgtagagCTGTGTACGAGTATACAAGATCTtatataacaaacacacacacacacacacacacacacacacacacacacgttcacctGCATGATCCTGAACTCGGTGTTAATCCTGAACTCGGTGTTAATCCTCGACTGGGTGTTAATCCTGAACTCGGTGTTAATCCTCGACTGGGTGTTAATCCTGGACTCGGTGTTAATCCTGGACTCGGTGCTAATCCTGAACTCGGTGTTAATCCTCGACTGGGTGTTAATCCTGGACTCGGTGTTAATCCTGGACTCGGTGTTAATCCTGAACTCGGTGTTAATCCTCGACTGGGTGTTAATCCTGAACTCGGTGTTAATCCTGGACTCGGTGCTAATCCTGGACTCGGTGTTAATCCTCGACTCGGTGTTAATCCTCGACTCGGTGTTAATCCTCGACTCTGTTGAAATGTGTTGCAGGCAGCTGGACGTTTCGTTCAATCTGCTGAGGAAGATCGAGGGTTTGGAGCGTCTGACCAAGCTGAAGAAGCTCTTCCTGCTGCACAACAAGATCGCAAACATCTGCAACCTCGAACACCTCACCGGCCTTCACATGCTGGAGCTCGGGTCCAACCGCATCAGGGTGAGAGGAGCATTCCTACTGGATCACgtttcagccaatcaggagTAGGGTTGCAACGGGGTGGAAGATTTCTGGTgaatttccagaaactttccatggaaactttatctggggaattttggaaatattggaagcttaccaggaatttacaggaatttatgggaattattCAGAAATTTTGGGAAATGAATAGAAACAgtatcatatacaaatataaatattttatttggtcatgaaaaaattatcctgcaagattacattttttaaattaaatttaagtttaatatttaatattatgctCACCTGCAGGAgctgtaaattcccagtttattcagATTAATTCCCGTAATTCCCATGTAAAGTTTCCAATCTTGTGCTGGTGCTGGTGGGGGTGCTGCTGGTGGAGGTGCTGGTGGAGGTGCTGGTGGGGGAGCTGGTGGAGGTGCTGGTGAAGGTGCTGGTGGGGGAGCTGGTGGAGGAGCTGGTGGAGGTGCTGGTGGAGGTGCTGGTGGAGGTGCTGGTGGTGGAGGTGCTGGTGGTGGAGGTGCTGGTGGAGGAGGTGCTGGTGGAGGTGCTGGTGGGGAGCTGGTGGAGGTGCTGGTGGAGGTGCTGGTGGGGAGCTGGTGGAGGTGCTGGTGGGGAGCTGGTGGAGGTGCTGGTGGGGAGCTGGTGGGGAGCTGGTGGAGGTGCTGGTGGGGGTGCTGGTGGGGGTGCTGGTGGGGAGCTGGTGGAGGTGCTGGTGGGGGAGCTGGTGGAGGTGCTGGTGGAGGTGCTGGTGCTGCACACTGATGACATCATCTCAGTGATCGGGTTAAAAACTTGATTGATTGACACAATCACATGCGCTCCTGAAGTTCCTGCGTTCCTCCATTGTAGATCATCGAGAACCTGGACACTCTCACTTCCCTGGACAGTTTGTTCCTCGGGACGAATAAGATCACTCAGCTGCAGAACCTGGATGGACTCCACAACCTGACGGTCCTCAGCATCCAGGTACATCCTTACGCTCCACATTTCAAGATGACTCTTCACAGGTACGTGTCTGACTccgcctcttcttcctcttcttccttttcctgAACTCAGAGTAATCGTATCACCAAACTAGAGGGCCTGCAGAACCTGGTCAACCTGAAGGAGCTCTACCTGAGTCACAACGGCATCGAGGTCATCGAAGGACTCGAGAACAATGTAGGTCTAAATCAGCGGGAACGGTGGGATCGTTGGTAACGGTGGGATCGGTGGTAACGGTGGGATCGGTGGTAATGGTGTTAACAGTGGTAATGGTGGTAACGGTGGGATCGGTAGTAACGGTGGGATCGGGGGTAATGGTGGGATCGGGGGTAATGGTGGTAACAGTGGGATCGGTAGTAACGGTGGGATCGGGGGTAATGGTGGGATCGGGGTAATGGTGGTAACAGTGGGATCGGTAGTAACGTGGGATCGGGGTAATGGTGgtaacagggttagggttacagtAATATGGGTGGTAACGGTGGgattggggtaattttggtaaTGGTGGTAACAGTGGGATTGGTAGTAACGGTGGGATCGGGGTAATGGTGGTAACAGTGGGATCGGGATCCCACTGTGGGATCGGGGGTAATGGTGGTAACAGTGGGATCGGTAGTAACCGTGGGATCGGGGGTAATGGTGGTAATGGTGGGATTGGGGGTGATGGTGGTAACAGTGGGATCGGTAGTAACGGTGGTAATGGTGGGATTGGGGTGATGGTGGTAACAGTGGTAACAGTGGGATCGGTAGTAACGGTGGGATCGGGGTAATGGTGGTAACAGTGGTAACAGTGGGATCGGTAGTAACGGTGGGATCGGGGTAATGGTGGTAACAGTAGTAACAGTGGGATCGGTAGTAACGGTGGTAATGGTGGGATTGGGGGTGATGGTGGTAACAGTGGTAACAGTGGGATTGGTAGTAACGGTGGGATCGGGGGTAATGGTGGTAACAGTAGTAACAGTGGGATCGGTAGTTACGGTGGTAATGGTGGGATTGGGGTGATGGTGGTAACAGTGGTAACAGTGGGATCGGTAGTAACGTGGGATCGGGGTAATGGTGGTAACAGTAGTAACAGTGGGATCGGTAGTTACGGTGGTAATGGTGGGATTGGGGTGATGGTGGTAACAGTGGTATCGGGGTAATGGTGGTAACAGTGGTATCGGGGTAACGGTGGGATCGGGGTAATGGTGGTAACAGTAGTAACAGTGGGATCGGTAGTAACGGTGGTAATGGTGGGATTGGGGTGATGGTGGTAACAGTGGTAACAGTGGGATTGGTAGTAACGGTGGGATCGGGGGTAATGGTGGTAACAGTAGTAACAGTGGGATCGGTAGTTACGGTGGTAATGGTGGGATTGGGGTGATGGTGGTAACAGTGGTAACAGTGGGATCGGTAGTAACGTGGGATCGGGGTAATGGTGGTAACAGTAGTAACAGTGGGATCGGTAGTTACGGTGGTAATGGTGGGATTGGGGGTGATGGTGGTAACAGTGGTATCGGGGGTAATGGTGGTAACAGTGGTATCGGTAGTAATGGTGGGATCGGGGGTAATGGTGGTAACAGTGGTAACAGTGGGATCGGTAGTAACAGTGGTAATGGTGGGATTGGGGGTGATGGTGGTAACAGTGGTAACAGTGGGATCGGTGGGATCGGGGGTAATGGTGGTACTAGTGGTAACAGTGGGATCGGTAGTAACGGTGCTGTCGTGTGATTCGCTCATGAACTCTTACtataataaactgtttttttgttaatgaagTTTAgatgatgtttatttattatctgttgTAATATTTGATTTGTCTTCTGTCCCAGAAAAAGCTGACGACTCTGGACATCGCAGCGAACAGGATAAAGAAGATCGAGaatatcagtcacctcacagaGCTGCAGGAGTTCTGGGTTAGTGTCATGTTTCAGTCTCTGATCACATGGTACCAAATCCTGCTTTCAGTCTATACAGTCGTTCCTACAGTTCCAAGCGTAGTGTCAGTTTAGGTTCTTGGTCTATGGGCTGTAGGttcatgaaaagaaaagaaaaactatgAGCCTACTGCCAGGAACATCAAGAAGAACTTCTTGATGTGTTCCTGGCCGTAGGCTCATAGTTTTTCTTGATGTTCCTGGTTTCTGGACTGTAGGTCAACTGGATCTACTTGATGTTCCTGGTTGTAGGTCCTGGTTCTCAGTGATGTTCCTGGCTGTAGTTGCAGGTTCTACTTTATGTTTCTGTTACTGGTCTCCAGATGTCTGAAACTTTGAACTGTCTGAGATGAAAGATTATAAACACCTGAGCAGGttgaagtaaaataattaatcatcagccaatcagaaacgatgttctgtcttttttatttgttatttatttgcaaaAGTCAGGTCATGAACCCATCACTCCATTAACATCGTTCCTAATCTTGAAGTTCTCCTACTAAAATTCCTATGGTCAGCGTTCTTCAGCTGTGGTTCCCAGGTTTCAGATTCTCCTTCCTGGGCTGATCCTCTCTGATCAGGGTTCCTGTTAAAGTTCCCCCTAAAGTAACACTTTTTGGAGCTGATTTTAAAAGATGATGGTTCCTGGTTTACAGGTCTATAGATTCAAAGCAAAGGTTCCCGGGACTGAAGTTCTCTGGGTAAAACACTTGAGAGCGCTCTTTCTGGAATTTGGTTCCTGAGCTGATGTTTTTGAGTTGAAGGTCCTGGAGTAAAGTTCAGAATCACTTTCAGACCTGAGCTGATAATCAGTAAGACGCCATGTGCATGAAAACTGtcataaacatttcattttattctttgtgtgtgtgtgtgtgtgtgtgtgtgtgtgtgtgtgtttcccagATGAACAATAATCAGATAGAGAACTGGAGCGACCTGGACGAGCTGAAGAACGCTAAAGGTTTAGAGACGGTGTATTTGGAACACAACCCGCTGCAGAAAGACCCTCAGTACAGACGCAAGATCATGTTGGCACTGCCCAGCGTCCGGCAGATCGATGCCACCTTCATCCGCTtctgacctacacacacacacacacacacacacacacacacacacactccgccTCCTTCCTGTTGTAAATCTTGGCTTTTCCTAAGCGTTAGCCagatcaaacacaaacacatatcaTGCTCATATGCAAACAccctttactaacacacacacacacacacacacacacacacacacacacacagaccattcCTCCACTTCTCCATTTCCAAAGTTTCTTTCGCATTTGgtcaaataaaacacacactgtcagATCATGTGAAGGAGtaccctttacacacacacacacacacacacacacacacacacagctatgcTAATGTTTGGTTTGAGAGGTTAGAAGGACAGGAAGTTGATGGTGATCAGTCATTTCACGCAACGTTTTAGTTTCATATCAGATCTGAAAACGAATCCAGAAAGtccctgattattattattattattattattaatgtgaagATGGAGAGGAGTCAGGCCTGGACTTCTTGTGGGCAGAGTTTATTAAATAATCAGTCTAATAGATTCAGTGTTTAAATGCagattattaatgaattataaacaatatttatttactcaatCACATAATTGGCTCTCGGCCAATCCCATACCTCCTCTGTGACTCAGCCTCGGAGGCTCCGCCCACATCCACACTGACTGGCAGTTGGTAGACACTTTGTAGCGAATGTCGAAGTTTCAATACGCTCGTTCGGCAAAACTAAAAGAATAaacgatgttttatttcctCCTGGGATTTATTACTCTTCAGTTACAGAAAAaaggccacacccacaaaaaGAGCGATTCTGAGTTAGCAGGATTTGCAGTCTGCTGCTGTTTCCGTCTCAAACACAGAACAGGAACGTTTCTCAGGAACTCTGTAGGAACACGCTCAGCTTCTCTTCTgccattttttattgaattctgGAAGCTTTGATGCGTTTGATGTAAACATCAAAGCTGTTGGAACAGAaggatgaataataataattataattaataatcgATTTTCTGGGAGAGAAAAAATCACAGCGTTATTATTCTCAGTCATTTTTCGTTGGATGTCGGATAGAATTTTACCACGTAAACGTATAAAACATACGACGCCGTGTGCATGTCAAACACCctagaagtgttttttttttttgttgtgcgTTTAATTGCGTGTTTAAACACTATAGCTGCAGAACcgcatatacacaaacattcaGTCTTCACTCCGGAATGAGTTCAGTCTCTGCTGCTGGTTATGTAAAATGAAGGCGATCGACGGGGGTTTGGTTTTACTCACTCTGAGGACGGCTGGGATTTTTACTGACACCGTTTTAAATCTAcaatcagtcaaaaaaaaaccctgcgaATCAGATCattttgtgatgtcacagtttttcgtttttttcttcaaatcaaACCACGCCCACTGATCATTTCAATCCAGCATGTTGacgtgttttttatatatagtgttaGCATTAGCTTCCTAATCCACCCACATCTCACAAGACCAGCGTAATATTactgttgccatggttacacTTCTCACGTCGTCCTCGTCAATTCTAATTGGAACAGGTTTTTTGTCACACATAACTAACGTTCGGTTTAATCATTACAGCTTTAAAACAGAGCGATAAAGACCGAGCAAAGCTGGAAACGAGGTGATGAGTACAACTAAAATCACGTGATTGTGTTTGGAGTTAGCCGCTCACTCAGACCCCGGGGAGCCAATCAGGAG
The genomic region above belongs to Silurus meridionalis isolate SWU-2019-XX chromosome 20, ASM1480568v1, whole genome shotgun sequence and contains:
- the ppp1r7 gene encoding protein phosphatase 1 regulatory subunit 7 isoform X1, encoding MSAVSVSEPQEMEVDRRGESEESGDDETKRRSVNGEVEDLRKASSVPEEMPVDMDTITLDPNEEDVDLVHCRIGKIEGLEVLQKAKTLSLRQNLIKKIENLESLVMLRELDLYDNQIRKLENLQASTELEQLDVSFNLLRKIEGLERLTKLKKLFLLHNKIANICNLEHLTGLHMLELGSNRIRIIENLDTLTSLDSLFLGTNKITQLQNLDGLHNLTVLSIQSNRITKLEGLQNLVNLKELYLSHNGIEVIEGLENNKKLTTLDIAANRIKKIENISHLTELQEFWMNNNQIENWSDLDELKNAKGLETVYLEHNPLQKDPQYRRKIMLALPSVRQIDATFIRF
- the ppp1r7 gene encoding protein phosphatase 1 regulatory subunit 7 isoform X2; this translates as MPVDMDTITLDPNEEDVDLVHCRIGKIEGLEVLQKAKTLSLRQNLIKKIENLESLVMLRELDLYDNQIRKLENLQASTELEQLDVSFNLLRKIEGLERLTKLKKLFLLHNKIANICNLEHLTGLHMLELGSNRIRIIENLDTLTSLDSLFLGTNKITQLQNLDGLHNLTVLSIQSNRITKLEGLQNLVNLKELYLSHNGIEVIEGLENNKKLTTLDIAANRIKKIENISHLTELQEFWMNNNQIENWSDLDELKNAKGLETVYLEHNPLQKDPQYRRKIMLALPSVRQIDATFIRF